GGAAGAATCTGTGGAATTGTTTGTTCCATAAAAGCCTTGGGGTGGAACAGTGAAGCACAAGCCAAGCTCGGAGGGGCCTGGTTTCCATCGGGAACACTCCGGGCATTCCGCGCATTCCCGGCGTGCCGGTGCCAAGGGCCTCCTCCCAAAAAAGCTGGGATCCCTCCTGCTtccccagccaggagctctgggccTGAGGGAAACATGGATTTGGGATATTCCCCACCCAATCCAGGGAATGTgccacccctggcagtgtccatTGCTTCCCTCTGGAATGCTGcactccccaaatcctcccaatTCTTTTCTGggagggaattcctggctgggagggtggggaggggctgggatggaattcccagagaagctgcggatgcccctggatccctagaagtgtccaaggatggggcttggagcaccctgggatcatggaagctgtccctgcccatggccctGATCCCAAGGGTCACTTCCATTCTGGAATTCCATAATTTACCTCAGGAACacatcccagtgttcccagcattcccagggagTGGCTCAGACTCTTGGCCAGGAGATTCccgtgctggagcaggaatgggaagGGGTGAGAAGGGTTTGGATTTTCCACCTGTGCTCTGGTGACTTCCAAGGTTGGATTTTTGGTGCTTTCCATAAAAACCTGGTCCTCTGCttcccagccttcccagctcctcttggAGCCTTAATCCTGATTAATCCCATCCTTGGAGGTTAATGAGCTTCACCTCCCTCATTATCCCTGTGGGCTGAGCTTTTCCATggatcctgcagcctctggagtgtcctggagctgggatgaaCTCCTGCAAACTGGATTTTCCAGGGTTGTGGCTTTGGGAGTTCCTCTTGAGGCTTCCAGGGTTTGGCTCCAGTGAGGAATCACTCGTGGGAAGGAGGGTGTCCAATTACAGCCCAAATTAGATGGGAATATCCTGGGATTGTGGCTCAGTCCTGACTCCTGAGCTTCCCTGGAGGAgatgaaaacatggaaaagctTCCAGGTAGTGTTTGGGTCCTCATTCCCTCAGCCCCACCATCCATTTATTCCAGAACCGGGATTTGCTCCCTGATTTTAGCACTTCCAGAAATGTTTGGATAACCACCTCATATCCTAAATAATCCTTTTCCCCCCTGTCTTTCCCTGAAAGATGTTTTTCCATGATTTTGGATGTTCCTTGGGGTCTCCATCTGGAGTATCCCAGTTTTTAGACCCAAAAGGTTGGAGCCAGGTGGGAATTGGgttctcccagggaacagggacaggacaggagggaacggcctcaggttgtgccaggggaggctcaggctggaTATTGGGAATGTTCCTTgtggaatggggaatgggagtCCCCATTCCCGGTAGGATTTAAAAGCCGTGGATGTGGCTGTTGGGGGCACGGATCCCTGGTGGCCTCGGCTGGATTTGATGACCTTGgaggcttttccaacctcagcaaTTCCATGATTTCAGCTGCCTCTGGCTCCtgcttcctgcttttcctgagtGCCCACTGGGCCATCCCAGACTTTTCTCACTGCTCTTCCCGCTTTCCCCAGGGAGATCAAGCTGCGGAATTACGATCCCGAGGATGAGGAGCTGAAGAAGAGGAAGCTGCCCCCGGCCAAACCTGCCTCAGGTGGGAGAAACTGGGAATGTGGGAAAGGAAACCAGGGCTTGGGAAGCTCCGTGCTCTTCCCAAGGTGGGAGATGCACTGGGATGAGGTGTCCATGGAGGGCTTGGAATATCTGATGCTGTCACTCTCCCACCCAGCATTGCACAAGAGGGGTGGGAGCACTCCCAGGCCCAAATCCAAGGATTCATCCTTGGAGGAGCCTCCCAGGAGGAGCCTCCCGGAAATTCCGGCTGTTTTCTGTCGGATTTATCTTGAAGGAAATCTTCGGCAGGAGTTGAGGGCGTTGGGGCTGGAATTTCCTCACCCGGAACTTCCATAAATCCCCTGAGGGGGAAGTGAAGGAGTTCCCCGGATCCTGAAATGTGGAGTTTGCCTGGATTAAATCCCTTGGGAAATGCCCTGAATAAAAAGGGAGCGCTGGGAATTCTGGCACTGCCCTTTCCTCGTGTTTTTGTAGGATCTTAAAACTTCCATGTGAAAGGAAAGACGTAGGaaggctggagcatgtccagggaagggagtGGAGCTGGGGAATTCCTtagggagctgggaatgttatcctggagaaaaggaggctctggggggaccttctggctctgcacaattCCCTGACAGGAGCCAGGGGGAATTGGGATCcactcccagggaacagggacgggaggagagggaataaccaggttggatattgggaaaattccagttgtcccacagtggtggagctccattcctggagggattgaaatccctgtggatgtggcacttggggacatggcagtgctgggaatgttTGCACTCAATCCAAAATCcaagagggcttttccagctgaaattgtcCTTGATTCCATGGAATCCATGTGCTGGAGTGGGATGCGCTCCCTGGTGGCTTTTTCCATGAGTGTTTTCCCATTATCCTGGATAGCTCCAGAGCTTTCCCCAAGGCTTGGGCTCGAGCTTGACTCCCCAGAAGTGTCCCAGGCCTGGAAATGAGTCTGGGACAGCAAAATTCCAGACCTTTGGAGCAGCTGATCCCTGCAGGTGTTGGGAAAAGAGGTCTTGATCCCAACCAGCTtccagctgctgttgctgtttgtGGAATTCCATCATTCCCAGATAATTGTCAGGAGGGTTGGGATACTGAAGGGATGTACTCAGGTGTGGGTGCCGTGTTTTTAAGTAGAGCTGTGGGAATGGGGTTTTAGGGAAGCTTCTGGGAGCCGAGCCTGGAGCGCTGGTGGAATTCCTGGTTTTCCAACACTGATCCTGTTTCCCCATCTAGTGGAGGACACggtgaaggagcagctggaagcgGCCAAGCCGGAGCCCATCATCGATGAGGTGGTAGGTAAAGCTGGAATTCTTGGGAATCCAGAGCTGGAAATCCGGACTGGGGAATCGGATTGGGAAATCTGGATCTGTGAATCTGGAGCTGGGAATCTGGATTGGgaaatgcagagctggaagTCCAGATCTGGGAATCTGGATTGGGAAATTTGGATCTGGGAatctggggctggaaatttggatCTGGGAATCCAGGGCTGGGAATCTGGATCTGGGAAATCCAGGGCTGGAGATCCGGATCTGGGAATCTGAATCTGGAAATCCAGAGCTGCTCCGTGCCAGGTCCAGGCTGGAATGTTGCCTTTGCCTTTCGCTGGAtgtctcctctccttccctagGATTTGGCAAACTTGGCTCCCAGGAAACCTGACTGGTGAGTGCCTATGGAatgctgctcctgggaaaagGGGGTTGGAGTCAGTGGGGGGGTTCCAACGCCTTGAGGTTGTGCTGGAAATATCCAGGAAAACCTGACCTGAGGGTTAAAAATGCCAGGAAAATCCCGTGGGATGTTGGAAGGAGCTGATCTTTAAGGACCCATCCAACCCTGAGctttccatgattccatgaattTGGACCACCCTCCTGGCTGTGGAGGAAGACacaattcccttttcctgctgattCTTTGGAATGCTTGTCACCGAGGGATGGGTTGGTTTCGGAGCACTTGGGAGGGAATGAATTTCCACTGGGAAAGGTGGGCCCTGCCTGGCCTTGGAATTGTCCTGACCTTGTGGCTCTCCTCGCAGGGATTTGAAGCGGGATGTGTCCAAgaagctggagaagctggagaagaggacCCAGAGAGCCATCGCCGAGCTGATCCGTGCGTTCCGGAGCCGCGGGATCGGGGTGGCTCATTCCAGAGGGATTCCATGATCCATGCTGGGAGCTtgctgggccagggagggatTGGTGGGGCTTGATCCCTTCCCAAATGGGTCTGGGAAGCTGTTGGTCCCAAGGAGGCTCCAGGAGCAGTTGGATTGTTCCAAGGGAAGGGTTGCGGGGTCCTGCGCTGGGTCACTCCCAATCCATCCCTTTTCCATGGCTTTTCTCCCGGCAGGAGAGCGCTTGaaagggcaggagggggagcTGGCATCGGCTGTGGGATCAGCCAAGCAGGAGGGAAGCGACTCCGACTGAGGAGAATCCATCAGGAACGGGCTCTGGATCTGCCTCACACCCGCCCCGGGTCCCTCCCTGCTTGGGACTGCTCATCCCTCTTCCCGAACTTCCCCACTCTTGCTGTGCCTGGAGGAGAGCCAGATCCAAGgagcctggctggctgctgaggaACTTCCCTGGAAAAATTTCTGGGATCATGGGGGGTTGATGGG
This Haemorhous mexicanus isolate bHaeMex1 chromosome 1, bHaeMex1.pri, whole genome shotgun sequence DNA region includes the following protein-coding sequences:
- the CCDC12 gene encoding coiled-coil domain-containing protein 12 isoform X1, whose translation is MSTWRRERSRESSEPCQGLQGLQESWRGTGDKGWRDRTQGMAPTARGQGWVGDWELGIPGWDGIPRAAVAAPGSLAVSKARLDLPGTVGGVPAHGMGWNGITLQIPPSPFQDDSMISIHFSCCSLEVKASSSWSGMGKLLLKQLQVTFGNNGRSKEPVAPEEVPAPAFQGTAIPGAPATRILAAGRLGRICGIVCSIKALGWNSEAQAKLGGAWFPSGTLRAFRAFPACRCQGPPPKKAGIPPASPARSSGPEGNMDLGYSPPNPGNVPPLAVSIASLWNAALPKSSQFFSGREFLAGRVGRGWDGIPREAADAPGSLEVSKDGAWSTLGSWKLSLPMALIPRVTSILEFHNLPQEHIPVFPAFPGSGSDSWPGDSRAGAGMGRGEKGLDFPPVLW
- the CCDC12 gene encoding coiled-coil domain-containing protein 12 isoform X2; the encoded protein is MAAPGGGMEGAEEAEGFVLGRLEQEALKRRERLKALRQRTLQSKESGEPEPKIPREDEEEEPVKHREIKLRNYDPEDEELKKRKLPPAKPASVEDTVKEQLEAAKPEPIIDEVDLANLAPRKPDWDLKRDVSKKLEKLEKRTQRAIAELIRERLKGQEGELASAVGSAKQEGSDSD